The following coding sequences are from one Myxococcales bacterium window:
- a CDS encoding response regulator produces the protein MEPTESDLRRLFAHAPIGIYRSTIDGRFLYANDALAAMLGYANAAELLALRMQADLYVDPRQRGPLVERYLSAGRVDGVDVRWKTKSGEAIDVRVFGISVTDDEGLGFDGYAIDITAQRRAEEALRASRVEANRKDTVLDLLLSELPALIWVIDAELVITSASGRGVWELEANSRYGYRETGHSNPALAINASANSSGSLRAFVPGQLDGKHVGATSLFGDKAVEHHKAALAGAVVPFEIVHGDAIYAATLAPHRDDHGDIVGAIGTAVDVTSMRQLERKMEHAQRAESLGLLAGGVAHDFNNLLVAMLGNADLALRELPAEVAGRGAVANIQIAALRAADLTSQLLAFAGGGSGQRTSVEVTAVVEELAALLRGAMPPSIEISVRTEAGALPVLADASQLRQVVLNLVTNARDAMVDARTPGTIAITVRSVALSDAAHADDVISPIIGQYTCIEVADNGPGMSPAVKQRIFEPFFTTKSQGHGLGLAAMLGIVRDHGGGIRVRSAPGKGSQLAVFWPVAMPPTSAQTSRAATILIVDDDPMVADVLASMLHELGHRAVVINDGTAAIAYVANAANEFACIIVDLTMPGMSGRQVIDQARALRPKLPIIVCSGYDRDHGAPLEAYGYLRKPFRMAQLEAVLAPIVARLGLDAAE, from the coding sequence ATGGAGCCTACTGAGTCGGACCTGCGGCGGTTGTTCGCCCACGCGCCGATCGGCATTTATCGCAGCACCATCGACGGGCGCTTTCTCTACGCCAACGATGCGCTGGCCGCCATGCTCGGCTACGCAAACGCGGCGGAATTGCTTGCGCTGCGCATGCAGGCCGATCTCTACGTGGATCCGCGCCAACGCGGCCCGCTCGTCGAACGCTACCTGAGCGCCGGCCGCGTCGATGGCGTCGACGTCCGCTGGAAGACAAAATCCGGCGAGGCGATTGATGTCCGCGTATTTGGCATCTCGGTCACCGACGACGAGGGCCTCGGCTTTGACGGCTACGCCATCGACATCACGGCGCAACGGCGCGCCGAAGAGGCCTTGCGCGCCTCCCGCGTCGAGGCAAACCGCAAAGACACCGTGCTCGACCTGTTGCTCAGTGAACTGCCCGCGCTAATCTGGGTGATCGATGCCGAGCTGGTCATCACCTCGGCCAGCGGCCGCGGCGTGTGGGAGCTAGAGGCAAACTCGCGCTATGGCTATCGCGAAACCGGGCACAGCAATCCCGCGTTGGCGATTAACGCGAGCGCGAATTCAAGCGGCAGCCTGCGCGCCTTCGTGCCGGGGCAGCTGGACGGCAAACATGTCGGCGCGACGTCGCTTTTTGGCGACAAGGCCGTCGAGCATCACAAGGCGGCGCTCGCTGGCGCCGTGGTCCCATTTGAGATCGTGCACGGGGACGCGATCTATGCCGCCACGCTGGCGCCACATCGAGACGATCACGGCGACATCGTCGGCGCCATTGGCACCGCGGTCGATGTGACGAGCATGCGCCAGCTCGAGCGCAAGATGGAGCACGCTCAACGCGCCGAGAGCCTGGGGCTGCTCGCCGGCGGGGTCGCTCATGACTTTAACAATCTCTTGGTTGCCATGCTCGGCAACGCCGACTTGGCACTGCGGGAGCTGCCGGCCGAGGTGGCGGGCCGCGGCGCGGTCGCGAACATTCAAATCGCGGCCTTGCGCGCCGCTGATCTGACGTCGCAGCTCTTGGCGTTTGCGGGCGGCGGCAGCGGCCAACGCACGAGCGTCGAGGTCACGGCCGTGGTCGAGGAGCTTGCCGCGCTGCTCCGCGGCGCCATGCCACCTTCGATTGAGATCTCGGTGCGCACCGAGGCCGGGGCCTTGCCCGTGCTCGCCGATGCCTCGCAGCTGCGTCAAGTCGTGCTGAATTTGGTGACCAATGCGCGCGACGCCATGGTCGATGCGCGCACCCCCGGCACCATCGCCATCACCGTGCGCTCGGTAGCGCTCAGCGACGCCGCGCATGCCGATGACGTGATTAGTCCGATTATCGGACAATATACCTGCATCGAGGTTGCCGATAATGGGCCCGGCATGAGCCCCGCGGTCAAGCAACGCATCTTCGAACCCTTTTTCACCACGAAGTCACAAGGGCATGGCCTTGGCCTGGCGGCCATGCTGGGCATCGTGCGTGATCATGGGGGTGGCATTCGCGTGCGCAGCGCCCCCGGCAAGGGCAGCCAACTTGCCGTATTTTGGCCGGTGGCAATGCCCCCGACCTCGGCGCAAACATCGCGAGCGGCGACCATTCTAATTGTCGACGACGATCCTATGGTCGCCGATGTACTGGCCAGCATGTTGCACGAGCTTGGCCACCGCGCGGTCGTGATCAATGACGGCACCGCCGCGATCGCGTACGTGGCGAACGCGGCCAACGAATTTGCCTGTATCATTGTTGACCTCACAATGCCCGGCATGTCGGGGCGACAGGTCATCGATCAAGCGCGCGCGCTGCGCCCCAAGCTGCCGATCATTGTATGTAGCGGGTACGACCGCGATCACGGCGCACCGCTTGAGGCGTATGGCTATCTTCGCAAGCCGTTTCGCATGGCGCAGCTGGAGGCGGTCTTGGCGCCCATCGTGGCCCGGCTTGGCCTGGACGCGGCCGAGTAG
- a CDS encoding insulinase family protein, translating to MKKPFFRRHGQPRVAGVAILLATAVAVGSCAPSNPKFTFTYAEKRGVLESNGLRFVIIPDKTTELVEVDVRYDVGSRNDPKGMAGLAHLVEHMMFQTRPDGADSPPLFQSIATLSSGFNAYTNWDTTHYMTQGRKELVSALLKIEALRLYWGCKTTSVEEFEREREVVRNEIRQRGGSPEGLIMPLTLAAIYPEGHPYRESIGGNDAQLTNITMPAVCEFMEKYYTPSNATIVIAGNVDVDETVGFIRKYFEKIPARKPAPPIAVPVVAASPGKVTHKLDTERNLVAFAWPLPNGTTAEGEDVMFGINSAFFGVARKAQEYDFASGVYPMFLGGKLAPMFAIVVELKSAGRLGEATEFARKAAASAYRGFDEGSWQQIQDMKARAKAGVVQNLEELGSRTNTVAEIIQFNKQINFGSTEEYLFDEFKRIERFDGGRVASAIKKYLDPDKMKVVVFEATKEGLKGDKRSELKFTTKSHDKRVVTDYDPAEAKRPIKVATELKLLAGAERFTLKNGMRVVLLPVEAMPVVSASLTFDVGDAHAAPLLADSAARFLRLPMDAEAIYAAGIDIGCESDGDHTVCRSGGINIYLDVIINGLERIVKAGEYNQESIDRALKSRRDSFTRASTQEETEMQRQLFTALYGAEHPYTVNGVVMPKNLSGIDKTSLMKFKERHYTAANATLIVTGRFEPKQAKRIISKAFKRWGTGGKDAPIAPTMRTRTAPEFVGVIGKESPQLTVNIAYPAPAGVDGLGAARAVLARMINNRLGDIRTRLGSTYGVYGYKATAIGPTAYFMGGTVDAARGGESLAAMRDAVDSLRRGENFDVEFVRARRELINGLLSESTVSSVLLGRLGFVSRFNLGVGYYNTYLQQVAAMSPAQVKALIVSDLKREHEVIVLLADKATLEAAFKGAGITDMKFVEPSYE from the coding sequence ATGAAGAAACCCTTTTTTCGGCGCCATGGGCAGCCTCGTGTCGCAGGCGTTGCCATCTTGCTGGCGACCGCGGTGGCGGTCGGTTCGTGCGCCCCTAGCAATCCAAAGTTCACGTTTACCTACGCCGAAAAGCGCGGCGTGCTCGAGAGCAACGGCCTGCGCTTTGTCATCATCCCCGACAAGACCACCGAGTTGGTCGAGGTAGACGTCCGTTATGACGTCGGCTCGCGCAACGACCCCAAGGGCATGGCGGGCCTGGCACACCTCGTCGAGCACATGATGTTTCAGACGCGCCCCGATGGCGCAGATTCGCCGCCGCTGTTTCAGTCCATTGCCACGTTGTCGTCGGGCTTTAACGCCTACACCAACTGGGACACTACCCACTACATGACCCAGGGCCGCAAGGAGCTGGTCTCGGCCTTGCTCAAAATCGAAGCGCTGCGCCTGTACTGGGGCTGCAAGACCACCTCGGTTGAGGAGTTCGAGCGCGAGCGCGAGGTCGTGCGCAACGAAATTCGCCAACGCGGCGGCTCGCCCGAAGGGCTCATCATGCCGCTGACGCTTGCGGCCATCTATCCCGAGGGCCACCCGTATCGCGAATCAATCGGCGGCAACGACGCGCAGCTTACAAACATCACCATGCCCGCCGTGTGCGAGTTCATGGAGAAATATTATACTCCGTCCAACGCGACGATCGTCATCGCGGGCAACGTCGATGTTGACGAGACGGTGGGCTTTATCCGCAAGTACTTCGAAAAGATTCCCGCGCGCAAGCCGGCGCCGCCGATTGCGGTGCCCGTCGTGGCTGCCTCGCCGGGCAAGGTGACTCACAAGCTCGACACCGAGCGCAACCTCGTCGCCTTTGCGTGGCCTCTGCCCAACGGCACCACCGCCGAGGGCGAGGACGTCATGTTTGGTATCAACAGCGCGTTCTTTGGCGTGGCACGCAAGGCACAAGAGTACGACTTTGCATCGGGCGTCTACCCGATGTTCCTTGGCGGCAAGTTGGCGCCTATGTTCGCGATCGTCGTCGAGCTCAAGAGCGCCGGGCGCCTCGGCGAAGCCACGGAGTTCGCGCGCAAGGCGGCGGCGTCGGCCTATCGCGGCTTCGACGAAGGCTCCTGGCAGCAAATCCAAGACATGAAAGCCCGCGCCAAAGCGGGCGTCGTGCAAAATCTGGAAGAGCTGGGTAGCCGCACCAACACAGTGGCCGAAATCATCCAGTTCAACAAGCAAATCAACTTCGGCTCGACCGAGGAATATCTGTTCGATGAGTTCAAGCGCATCGAGCGCTTCGACGGCGGCCGCGTGGCCTCGGCGATCAAGAAATACCTCGACCCCGACAAGATGAAGGTCGTGGTGTTCGAAGCGACCAAAGAGGGCCTCAAGGGCGACAAGCGCTCGGAGCTAAAGTTCACCACCAAGTCGCACGACAAGCGCGTGGTCACCGACTACGATCCCGCCGAAGCCAAGCGCCCGATCAAGGTTGCGACCGAGCTCAAGCTCTTGGCCGGCGCCGAGCGCTTTACGCTAAAAAACGGCATGCGCGTGGTGCTGCTGCCAGTTGAGGCGATGCCGGTGGTGTCGGCGAGCTTGACGTTTGATGTCGGCGACGCGCATGCGGCACCGCTGTTGGCGGATTCGGCCGCGCGCTTCCTGCGCCTGCCGATGGACGCCGAGGCGATTTATGCGGCCGGCATCGACATCGGTTGCGAATCGGATGGTGATCACACGGTGTGCCGCTCGGGGGGGATCAATATCTACCTCGACGTGATCATCAATGGCCTCGAGCGCATCGTCAAGGCGGGGGAGTACAACCAAGAGAGCATCGATCGCGCGCTCAAGAGCCGGCGCGACTCGTTTACCCGGGCCTCAACGCAAGAGGAAACCGAAATGCAGCGCCAGCTATTTACGGCCCTCTACGGAGCCGAGCATCCGTACACGGTGAACGGCGTGGTCATGCCCAAAAATCTCTCGGGAATCGACAAGACCTCGCTGATGAAGTTCAAAGAAAGGCACTACACCGCGGCCAATGCCACGCTCATCGTGACCGGCCGCTTTGAGCCCAAGCAGGCCAAGCGCATCATTTCCAAGGCGTTTAAGCGCTGGGGCACGGGCGGCAAAGATGCGCCCATCGCGCCGACTATGCGCACGCGCACCGCGCCCGAGTTCGTCGGCGTGATTGGCAAGGAGTCGCCGCAGCTGACGGTCAACATTGCCTACCCAGCGCCCGCGGGTGTCGATGGCCTTGGCGCGGCGCGCGCCGTGTTGGCTCGCATGATCAATAATCGCCTCGGCGATATTCGTACCCGCCTTGGTTCAACCTATGGCGTTTACGGCTACAAGGCGACCGCGATTGGGCCGACCGCCTACTTTATGGGTGGCACGGTGGATGCGGCGCGCGGTGGCGAATCACTCGCGGCGATGCGGGACGCCGTTGACTCCTTGCGCCGCGGCGAAAATTTCGACGTTGAATTTGTTCGCGCGCGACGCGAGCTGATCAATGGCCTGCTGTCGGAGTCGACGGTGTCTTCCGTGTTGCTGGGGCGCCTAGGCTTTGTTTCACGCTTCAACCTCGGCGTCGGCTACTACAATACTTACCTGCAGCAGGTGGCGGCCATGTCACCCGCGCAGGTCAAGGCATTGATCGTGAGCGATCTCAAGCGAGAGCACGAAGTCATCGTGCTGCTCGCCGACAAGGCGACGCTTGAGGCAGCGTTTAAGGGCGCTGGCATCACCGATATGAAATTCGTCGAACCGTCGTACGAGTAA
- a CDS encoding Rieske (2Fe-2S) protein, whose translation MMKPAYFAPLTAFDRDDQVVRFIAELGVRVLVARADGQWYACVARCPHGDVELGDQPLRGTNLTCGGHKYQFDLRTGMCTHTRHLRLTMLQALIDGDSIFVRFAPHASVAP comes from the coding sequence ATGATGAAACCCGCCTATTTCGCGCCCCTGACCGCGTTTGATCGCGACGACCAAGTCGTACGGTTTATCGCGGAGCTCGGGGTCCGCGTCTTGGTCGCGCGTGCCGACGGTCAATGGTACGCCTGCGTCGCGCGCTGTCCACATGGCGACGTCGAACTCGGCGACCAACCCTTGCGTGGCACCAACTTAACCTGCGGCGGCCACAAGTACCAGTTTGATCTTCGCACGGGCATGTGCACGCATACCCGGCATTTGCGCCTAACCATGCTGCAGGCCCTGATCGACGGCGATTCTATCTTTGTCCGGTTTGCGCCACATGCTAGCGTTGCGCCGTAA
- a CDS encoding zf-HC2 domain-containing protein, with the protein MSQNNGEALTHEDVELRYDDYDEGTLPPHERARVDAHLAGCGVCAALYRDLGATAAALGALKSSAPTTIGTAIEQSLHDRSGGRFFSARADGPLARWFFGGPGLIVALVIMLAIAALVYWLSASPTGTLAPPRRAPAVAPAERIVPAAQD; encoded by the coding sequence ATGAGCCAAAATAACGGCGAGGCCCTAACGCACGAGGACGTCGAGCTGCGCTACGACGACTACGACGAGGGCACCTTGCCGCCGCACGAGCGCGCCCGCGTCGACGCCCACTTGGCGGGGTGCGGCGTTTGCGCCGCCCTCTATCGCGATCTGGGCGCCACGGCCGCTGCCTTGGGCGCGCTGAAGTCATCTGCGCCGACGACGATCGGTACCGCGATCGAGCAATCACTTCACGATCGATCCGGCGGCCGATTTTTTTCGGCGCGAGCCGATGGGCCCTTGGCGCGTTGGTTCTTCGGTGGACCGGGCCTCATCGTGGCGCTCGTCATTATGCTGGCGATCGCAGCCCTCGTGTATTGGCTGTCGGCCTCGCCAACCGGCACGCTGGCACCGCCACGCCGAGCGCCCGCGGTGGCACCGGCCGAGCGGATTGTACCGGCCGCGCAAGATTGA
- a CDS encoding ABC transporter permease — MTAPASIALPTPGSTLTTRLSPSGWLGLGMLLTFVLAGIWGPWIAPYSPTAIALEARFLPPSAAHWLGTDKNGIDTLSQLLWGARSALLISGIVVICCAAIGVTMGAMAGYFRGWVDDVIMRVVDILLAFPGILLNIALVAAVAKPGLWMVIGVLIVNGWVGYARVVRGQTLSVRERDYVAAAQAIGATPARVIGRHIVPNLLAPVLVQMTFGFGGVILVEAALSFLGLGPQVDYTWGAMLDQGRTFLWREGFLHYILAPGLAITWVVVGANLLGDGLRDWLDPRSDRRA; from the coding sequence ATGACCGCCCCTGCTAGCATCGCGCTCCCCACGCCGGGCTCGACCTTGACGACGCGCTTGTCCCCCAGCGGTTGGCTAGGGCTTGGCATGCTCTTAACATTTGTCCTGGCGGGGATCTGGGGCCCATGGATCGCGCCGTACTCGCCGACGGCGATCGCGCTCGAGGCGAGGTTCTTGCCGCCATCCGCGGCGCATTGGCTCGGCACTGATAAAAATGGCATCGACACGCTTTCGCAGCTCTTGTGGGGCGCGCGCAGCGCCTTGCTCATCAGTGGCATCGTCGTGATCTGCTGCGCGGCAATTGGCGTGACCATGGGCGCGATGGCCGGATATTTTCGCGGGTGGGTCGACGACGTCATCATGCGCGTCGTCGATATCTTGCTGGCGTTTCCTGGCATCTTGCTTAACATTGCCCTGGTGGCCGCGGTGGCCAAGCCAGGGCTTTGGATGGTCATCGGCGTGCTGATCGTCAATGGCTGGGTCGGCTATGCCCGCGTGGTGCGTGGCCAAACGCTGAGTGTCCGCGAACGCGACTACGTGGCGGCGGCGCAAGCCATCGGCGCCACGCCGGCGCGCGTGATTGGGAGGCACATCGTGCCGAATCTGCTCGCGCCGGTGCTGGTGCAGATGACGTTTGGCTTTGGTGGCGTCATCTTGGTCGAGGCCGCGCTGTCGTTTTTGGGGCTCGGGCCGCAGGTTGACTACACGTGGGGCGCCATGCTCGACCAAGGACGCACCTTTTTATGGCGCGAGGGATTTTTGCACTACATCTTGGCGCCCGGGCTCGCGATCACGTGGGTGGTCGTCGGCGCCAACTTACTAGGGGATGGTCTGCGCGACTGGCTAGACCCACGAAGTGATCGGCGCGCCTGA
- a CDS encoding sigma-70 family RNA polymerase sigma factor: MSQERTDAPAGDDPDTALVAQLLRRDEQAFRALIARYRDRLYNVALRMLGDTAEAEDLTQEVFITVFKSIDTFRGEAKLSTWLYRLTINHAKNRVKYLARRHDRQHDQIDDAHASLPAHGAASPDQVLERARMDVRLEQAVRRLDDDQRLLVILRDVEELSIEEIRQITGLVDGTIKSRLHRARLALRKYLEDYHEPK; the protein is encoded by the coding sequence ATGAGCCAAGAGCGTACCGACGCGCCCGCGGGCGACGACCCAGATACGGCGCTCGTGGCCCAGCTGTTGCGCCGCGACGAGCAGGCTTTTCGCGCGCTCATCGCCCGCTATCGCGACCGGCTCTACAACGTCGCGCTGCGCATGCTCGGCGACACCGCCGAGGCTGAAGACCTGACGCAAGAGGTATTCATTACCGTGTTCAAGAGCATCGACACCTTTCGCGGCGAGGCCAAGTTGTCGACCTGGCTGTACCGCCTGACGATCAATCATGCCAAGAATCGCGTCAAGTACCTGGCGCGTCGCCATGATCGCCAACATGATCAAATCGACGATGCCCATGCCTCGCTGCCGGCGCACGGCGCGGCCTCGCCGGACCAAGTCTTGGAGCGTGCGCGCATGGACGTTCGGCTCGAACAAGCCGTGCGCCGGCTCGACGACGATCAACGCCTGCTCGTGATCTTGCGCGACGTTGAGGAGCTGTCGATCGAAGAGATTCGGCAGATTACGGGCCTGGTAGATGGCACGATCAAATCCCGCCTGCATCGGGCGCGGCTGGCCCTGCGCAAATATTTGGAGGACTATCATGAGCCAAAATAA
- a CDS encoding glycerophosphodiester phosphodiesterase — translation MRHPRRIYAHRGASRALPENTLPAFARALAAGVDALETDAHLTRDGVVVLHHDPSALRMAGVAARWREVDLATARSFNVGAKFRDAEGQPLAEEFSIPTLQEALAAFPTTRLNIDLKQHDHAMVAAVLATVRAAHAEDRVTLASFHWRTLLAARRAGFAGETALASAEVVLAKLLPGALWRRLPYVATAAQIPRRQGPLPIATPGFIAKCHALGMRVDIWTVNDAAEATALFALGADGVMTDVPEMLMPALRRAEPS, via the coding sequence ATGCGGCACCCGCGACGCATCTACGCCCACCGCGGCGCGTCGCGAGCGCTGCCCGAGAACACCCTGCCCGCGTTTGCGCGCGCGCTTGCGGCCGGCGTCGATGCGCTTGAAACCGACGCCCACCTAACCCGCGACGGCGTGGTGGTGTTGCATCACGATCCTTCGGCCTTGCGCATGGCTGGCGTTGCGGCGCGGTGGCGCGAGGTTGATCTTGCCACCGCGCGATCGTTCAACGTCGGCGCCAAGTTTCGCGATGCCGAGGGCCAGCCGCTGGCAGAGGAGTTTTCGATCCCGACGCTGCAAGAAGCGCTCGCGGCGTTTCCGACCACGCGCCTTAACATTGATCTAAAGCAGCACGACCACGCGATGGTGGCGGCCGTGCTGGCGACGGTGCGGGCGGCGCACGCTGAAGATCGCGTGACCCTGGCGAGCTTTCATTGGCGCACATTGCTCGCGGCGCGACGCGCTGGCTTTGCGGGCGAGACGGCCTTGGCGTCGGCCGAGGTGGTGCTCGCCAAGCTCTTGCCAGGCGCGCTATGGCGGCGCCTGCCCTACGTTGCCACCGCGGCACAAATTCCGCGTCGGCAAGGTCCGCTGCCAATCGCGACGCCCGGGTTTATCGCGAAGTGCCACGCGCTTGGCATGCGCGTCGACATCTGGACCGTCAACGATGCCGCCGAGGCCACGGCGCTGTTCGCGCTCGGCGCCGACGGCGTGATGACCGACGTGCCGGAAATGCTGATGCCGGCGCTGCGCCGCGCGGAACCAAGCTAA
- a CDS encoding ABC transporter permease, translating to MTLGAFLLRRLALGTISVLGVSLLVFLFLHLVPGDPVDQLAGGEATVDQRKRIEDCMGLKLSMPRQFARFVGHVADGSLGNQCRNIPGDTTVGARIAEVLPYTMELAFAGLLVALVLALPLGIIAAISRGTWIDTLASVTSLVGISLPMMLLAPLLLYWFFVEFGVAPGPSETGLAALVLPACAVGLQLMAMLSRMTRSSMIEVLGEDYVRTAKAKGLSRGAVLGRHALRNAITPVLTVAGLQFGALLSGSIIVEQVFARPGLGTLLLDGINERNYPVVQGCVLVIACIYVGVNILVDMSYGLVDPRIRRA from the coding sequence GTGACCCTCGGGGCGTTTCTGTTGCGGCGGTTGGCGCTGGGGACGATATCCGTGCTCGGGGTCAGCCTGCTGGTATTTTTGTTCTTGCACCTCGTTCCCGGCGATCCGGTCGATCAGTTGGCCGGGGGCGAGGCCACGGTCGATCAACGCAAGCGCATTGAAGACTGCATGGGCCTGAAACTCAGCATGCCGCGCCAATTTGCGCGGTTTGTCGGCCACGTCGCGGACGGTTCGCTCGGCAATCAGTGCCGCAACATCCCGGGTGATACGACGGTTGGGGCGCGCATCGCCGAGGTCTTGCCCTACACGATGGAGCTCGCGTTTGCCGGGCTGCTCGTGGCCCTGGTGCTCGCGCTGCCACTTGGCATCATCGCGGCGATTTCGCGCGGCACGTGGATCGATACGCTGGCCTCGGTCACGTCGCTCGTTGGGATCTCCTTGCCGATGATGTTGCTGGCGCCGCTGCTGCTGTATTGGTTTTTTGTCGAGTTTGGCGTGGCGCCGGGCCCCAGCGAAACCGGGCTGGCAGCGCTCGTCTTGCCAGCCTGCGCGGTGGGGCTGCAGCTCATGGCGATGCTGTCGCGCATGACGAGATCGTCGATGATCGAGGTGCTCGGCGAAGACTATGTTCGCACCGCCAAGGCCAAGGGCCTAAGCCGCGGCGCCGTGCTTGGACGTCACGCCCTGCGCAATGCCATCACGCCGGTGCTGACCGTGGCAGGCTTGCAATTTGGCGCGCTGCTCTCGGGATCGATCATTGTCGAGCAAGTCTTTGCGCGGCCTGGCCTTGGCACCTTGCTCCTCGACGGCATTAATGAACGCAACTATCCGGTGGTGCAGGGCTGCGTCTTGGTGATTGCCTGCATCTACGTCGGGGTAAACATCTTGGTCGACATGAGTTACGGCCTGGTCGATCCGAGGATTCGGCGCGCATGA
- a CDS encoding FKBP-type peptidyl-prolyl cis-trans isomerase — protein MKIEKGKRVRMRVHLSVVGGDTLEKATVEYVQGSGKMLPGLEREVVGLSAGGKKTGVITAANGFGDPAHSPQKKMNKSDFPAGTEFSVGSRFTAKGEGNGADIVLQVMRVTTTDVEVRLMHPLADKDLHFDIEVLAVGEPSAPPPPMPAAAIKLEDA, from the coding sequence GTGAAGATTGAAAAAGGGAAGCGCGTGCGCATGCGGGTCCACCTCTCGGTGGTTGGCGGCGACACGCTTGAAAAGGCGACCGTCGAGTACGTCCAGGGGAGCGGCAAGATGCTGCCGGGGCTTGAGCGAGAAGTCGTGGGCCTATCCGCGGGCGGTAAAAAAACCGGGGTGATCACCGCGGCCAACGGGTTTGGCGATCCCGCGCACAGCCCACAGAAAAAAATGAACAAGTCGGACTTCCCTGCCGGCACCGAATTTTCCGTGGGGTCTCGCTTTACCGCCAAGGGCGAGGGCAATGGCGCCGACATTGTGCTGCAGGTCATGCGCGTCACCACGACGGATGTCGAGGTGCGCCTGATGCATCCGCTGGCGGATAAAGATCTCCATTTTGATATCGAGGTGCTCGCGGTCGGCGAGCCTAGCGCACCGCCGCCACCCATGCCCGCTGCGGCCATCAAGCTCGAAGACGCGTAG
- a CDS encoding phosphatase PAP2 family protein, translated as MPRRRLTSLAIALASVMSVASVVTPRGLADAVADSAPGAPYELAFAPARDWTLLAAAVAVDLGLEYTLAQRTPPCRWCDYGTDADGNRVDTLNGFDRAGRGLRWRNTARAATLSDVSQAAIPLLAGGALVWLGQLQGATASQSWHDVVIMGQAVAVTRAVTQLVKVSARRHRPFVHAQGPDAVADSPDGTLSFFSGHASTSFSIAASAATIATLRGYKAAPWMWTGLAVAGTTGYLRLAADKHYATDVLTGAAVGTAIGVGLTYLLHGRTASRTGPRVTAVDVVPDAGDHHRATIIAISGSY; from the coding sequence ATGCCGCGCCGACGCCTCACGTCGCTTGCGATCGCGCTGGCATCAGTGATGAGCGTGGCGAGCGTGGTGACGCCGCGCGGGCTGGCGGACGCGGTCGCTGATTCGGCGCCGGGGGCACCCTACGAATTGGCCTTTGCCCCGGCACGTGACTGGACCCTGCTCGCCGCGGCGGTTGCGGTCGACCTGGGTCTTGAATACACCTTGGCGCAGCGCACGCCGCCGTGTCGTTGGTGCGACTACGGCACCGACGCCGATGGCAACCGCGTCGATACGCTAAATGGCTTCGATCGCGCTGGGCGTGGGCTGCGCTGGCGCAATACCGCACGCGCCGCGACCCTCAGCGATGTATCGCAAGCGGCGATCCCGCTGCTCGCTGGGGGCGCGTTGGTATGGCTTGGCCAGCTGCAGGGCGCGACCGCTTCGCAATCGTGGCACGACGTGGTCATCATGGGGCAGGCGGTCGCCGTTACGCGCGCCGTCACTCAGCTGGTCAAGGTGTCGGCGCGGCGGCACCGCCCCTTCGTGCACGCGCAAGGCCCCGACGCCGTGGCAGATTCACCGGACGGCACGCTGTCATTCTTTTCCGGCCACGCGTCGACGAGCTTTAGCATCGCGGCGTCGGCGGCCACCATCGCAACCTTGCGCGGCTACAAGGCCGCGCCGTGGATGTGGACCGGGCTCGCCGTGGCGGGCACCACAGGCTATTTGCGCCTGGCTGCCGATAAACATTACGCCACGGATGTACTCACTGGCGCCGCGGTTGGCACCGCCATTGGCGTCGGGCTCACGTATTTGCTGCATGGGCGCACGGCATCGCGCACAGGCCCGCGCGTTACCGCCGTAGACGTCGTGCCGGATGCGGGCGATCATCATCGCGCGACGATTATTGCCATTTCGGGCTCGTATTAG